A genome region from Gossypium hirsutum isolate 1008001.06 chromosome A04, Gossypium_hirsutum_v2.1, whole genome shotgun sequence includes the following:
- the LOC107932765 gene encoding polygalacturonase, with product MAPHLNIVPSMFVLLLLFISASKVQSDAFDVVAKFGAKADGKTDLSKPFLDAWKEACASVTPSTVVIPKGTYLLSKVNLEGPCKAPIEINVQGTIQAPADPSAFKDPNWVRFYSVENFKMFGGGIFDGQGSIAYEKNTCENREFRSKLPVNIRFDFVTNALIQDITSKDSKLFHINVFACKNITLERLKIEAPDESPNTDGIHMGKSEGVNIIASDIKTGDDCISIGDGTKNMVIKEITCGPGHGISIGSLGKFQNEEPVEGIKISNCTITNTSNGARIKTWPGEHGGAVSEIHFEDITMNNVSSPILIDQQYCPWNKCKKNEESKVKLSNISFKNIRGTSALPEAIKFICSGSSPCQNVELADIDIKHNGAEPATSQCLNVKPITSGKLNPIPCSGPVPKTPSASA from the exons ATGGCACCACACCTTAATATTGTTCCTTCCATGtttgtacttttattattattcatttcagCCTCTAAAGTCCAATCAGATGCTTTTGATGTTGTTGCCAAGTTTGGCGCAAAAGCTGACGGGAAAACGGATTTGAGTAAG cCATTTTTGGATGCTTGGAAAGAAGCATGTGCCTCTGTAACTCCATCAACAGTTGTGATTCCTAAAGGGACATATTTATTATCAAAAGTAAACTTAGAAGGTCCATGCAAGGCTCCTATTGAGATTAATGTTCAGGGCACTATACAGGCTCCGGCTGATCCTAGTGCTTTCAAAGACCCTAATTGGGTTAGATTCTATAgtgttgaaaatttcaaaatgtttggCGGAGGAATTTTCGATGGTCAAGGAAGCATTGCTTATGAGAAGAATACTTGCGAGAATCGTGAATTTCGTTCCAAACTTCCCGTT AATATAAGGTTTGACTTTGTGACCAATGCATTGATACAAGACATAACTAGCAAAGACAGTAAACTATTCCACATTAATGTTTTTGCTTGCAAAAACATTACCCTCGAACGTTTGAAGATAGAGGCACCGGACGAGAGCCCAAACACAGATGGGATTCACATGGGCAAATCAGAGGGGGTCAATATTATTGCCTCTGACATTAAAACTGGTGATGATTGTATTTCTATCGGAGATGGCACTAAAAATATGGTCATAAAAGAAATAACTTGTGGACCAGGACATGGTATAAGTATCGGTAGTCTTGGAAAGTTCCAAAATGAAGAGCCAGTTGAGGGAATCAAAATCTCAAACTGCACCATCACTAATACTTCGAATGGAGCTCGAATCAAAACTTGGCCAGGCGAACATGGTGGGGCAGTATCAGAAATACATTTTGAGGATATTACCATGAATAATGTCTCTTCCCCTATCCTAATTGATCAACAATATTGCCCATGGAATAAATGCAAGAAAAAT GAAGAATCCAAAGTTAAACTAAGCAACATTAGCTTTAAGAACATCCGTGGCACATCTGCGCTTCCAGAAGCTATCAAGTTTATTTGCAGCGGTTCTTCGCCATGTCAAAATGTGGAACTTGCGGACATTGACATTAAGCACAACGGAGCTGAACCCGCAACATCCCAATGTTTGAATGTCAAGCCTATAACTAGTGGCAAATTAAACCCGATTCCATGTTCCGGCCCTGTCCCAAAAACCCCTAGTGCCTCCGCTTAA